Proteins encoded by one window of Clostridium bornimense:
- a CDS encoding methionine ABC transporter ATP-binding protein, protein MIEIKNLTKSFGDVSVLKDINLTINKGEIYGLVGQSGAGKSTLLRCINRLETYNDGSLKVEGKEVKEFSEKEIRNFRKNLGMIFQHFSLLERKTVYENVALPMECWGYPKGKIEARVNELLKIVNLKEKKKSKPRELSGGQKQRVAIARALALEPNVLLCDEATSALDPRTTKSILKLLREINEKLGITIVVVTHQMEVVREVCNKVAILEKGEIAAEGYVEELFLHQPKALKSLLGEAEDELLPEEGTNIRIVFPKESSEGSVITSMARELDIDFSIVGGKLEKFRDDVLGALIINIDKDNINRVKNYLDSKKVVWEVITNDR, encoded by the coding sequence ATGATTGAAATAAAAAACTTAACTAAAAGTTTTGGCGATGTATCAGTTTTAAAAGACATTAATCTAACTATAAATAAAGGTGAAATATATGGATTAGTTGGACAAAGTGGGGCAGGAAAATCAACATTATTAAGATGTATAAATAGACTGGAGACTTATAATGATGGATCGTTAAAGGTTGAAGGAAAAGAAGTTAAAGAGTTTTCAGAGAAAGAGATAAGAAATTTTAGAAAAAATCTAGGAATGATATTTCAACATTTTTCATTATTAGAGAGAAAGACAGTATATGAAAATGTTGCACTTCCTATGGAATGTTGGGGATATCCTAAAGGTAAGATAGAGGCTAGAGTAAATGAATTATTGAAAATAGTAAATTTAAAAGAAAAAAAGAAATCAAAACCAAGAGAACTAAGTGGAGGGCAAAAGCAAAGAGTAGCAATAGCTAGAGCATTAGCATTAGAACCGAATGTATTACTTTGTGATGAAGCTACATCAGCTCTAGATCCTAGAACGACAAAATCTATATTAAAGTTATTAAGAGAAATAAATGAGAAATTAGGTATAACTATAGTAGTTGTTACTCATCAAATGGAAGTTGTAAGAGAAGTTTGTAACAAGGTGGCTATTCTAGAAAAAGGTGAAATTGCAGCTGAAGGATATGTTGAGGAATTATTTTTACATCAGCCTAAAGCTTTAAAGAGTTTACTAGGAGAAGCAGAAGATGAGTTATTACCTGAAGAAGGAACTAATATAAGGATAGTATTTCCAAAAGAGAGTTCTGAAGGATCAGTAATAACATCAATGGCAAGAGAGTTAGATATAGATTTTTCTATAGTTGGAGGTAAACTAGAGAAATTTAGAGATGATGTATTAGGAGCATTGATTATTAATATTGATAAAGACAATATTAATAGAGTTAAAAACTATTTAGATAGTAAGAAGGTAGTATGGGAGGTAATAACTAATGACAGATAA
- a CDS encoding methionine ABC transporter permease, with protein sequence MTDNFPLFLQQILLPALKDTLYMVITSTILASIIGFVLAIILFVTDKDGLRPNRYIYKILDIVINILRSFPFIILIVAIIPFTRFIVGRSIGETAAIVPLTIASAPFIARIIESALKEVDKGLIEAAKSFGASNMQIIFKVVVKEAMPSIISGITLSIISIIGYSAMAGAVGANGLGKVAITYGYTRFDNKVMFYTVVVLIIVVQLIQTVGNVLYKKLK encoded by the coding sequence ATGACAGATAATTTTCCGTTATTTTTACAGCAAATATTGTTACCAGCATTAAAAGATACATTATATATGGTTATAACATCAACAATATTAGCATCAATAATAGGATTTGTTCTTGCAATAATATTATTTGTTACTGATAAGGATGGATTAAGACCTAATAGGTATATATATAAAATTTTAGATATAGTAATTAATATTTTAAGAAGTTTTCCTTTTATTATATTAATAGTAGCAATAATACCTTTTACTAGATTTATTGTTGGGAGAAGTATTGGAGAAACGGCAGCTATTGTCCCACTTACTATAGCATCAGCACCGTTTATTGCAAGAATAATTGAATCAGCACTTAAGGAAGTTGATAAAGGACTTATAGAAGCAGCTAAATCTTTTGGTGCATCTAATATGCAAATTATATTTAAGGTAGTTGTAAAAGAGGCTATGCCATCAATAATATCTGGAATAACACTTTCAATAATATCAATAATTGGATATTCAGCTATGGCTGGTGCAGTTGGGGCAAATGGTTTAGGTAAAGTTGCTATAACATATGGATATACTAGATTTGATAACAAAGTAATGTTCTATACCGTTGTAGTATTAATAATAGTTGTTCAATTAATACAAACTGTGGGGAATGTTTTATATAAAAAATTAAAATAA
- a CDS encoding ribonuclease H-like domain-containing protein, with translation MLIRETVIPIDEINEELLLEVNGEKKLYKKSIYLDLEHYVYKVPICVGVFGIGYLDEENNEFRVVQYMLENRQDVRVVLHKGKELLEKLKKEFGKKYITTFSGNNDFTVIRYLFKKYKIDMDVNKEFASIDIQEEYKKAKNEIIGLKNLEKIFNIDRDSEVISGNTLAKTIGKMFHDEEYCYRIPKEKIDKILIYNEKDVYNLFLINTLWNKFIDK, from the coding sequence ATGCTAATAAGAGAGACGGTAATTCCTATTGATGAGATAAATGAAGAGTTATTATTAGAAGTTAATGGAGAAAAGAAGTTATATAAAAAATCTATATATTTAGATTTAGAACATTATGTATATAAAGTACCTATATGCGTTGGAGTTTTTGGAATTGGGTATTTAGATGAAGAGAATAATGAATTTAGAGTAGTACAGTATATGCTTGAAAATAGACAAGATGTAAGAGTGGTATTACATAAAGGAAAAGAGTTATTAGAAAAGTTAAAAAAAGAATTTGGAAAAAAATATATTACAACTTTTTCTGGCAATAATGATTTTACAGTAATTAGATATTTGTTTAAAAAGTATAAAATAGATATGGATGTTAACAAAGAGTTCGCATCTATAGATATTCAAGAAGAATATAAAAAGGCTAAGAATGAAATTATTGGACTTAAAAATTTAGAAAAAATTTTTAATATAGATAGAGATAGTGAAGTCATTTCTGGGAATACTTTGGCAAAGACTATAGGTAAGATGTTTCATGATGAAGAGTATTGTTATAGAATACCAAAGGAGAAAATAGATAAAATTTTAATTTATAATGAAAAAGATGTTTATAACCTATTTTTGATAAATACTTTATGGAATAAATTCATAGATAAATAG
- a CDS encoding MetQ/NlpA family ABC transporter substrate-binding protein, translating to MKLKKLIALSLTAIVALSLTACGSEEKAADDGNKTKIVVGASPVPHAEILEEAKSILKEKGYELEIKTFDDYVLPNTATEEGSLDANFFQHTPYLETFNEEQKTHLIAGAKIHIEPMGAYSSKIKDVSELKDGATISIPNDGSNGGRALKLLESKGLIELKDTEIPSVLDITENPKNLKIVEMQAEQLPVSLQDVDLSIINTNFAIQANLNPLKDALFIEGNDSPYANILVTKEGNENTEWFKALEEALTSDKIKSFIEEKYNGSIVPAF from the coding sequence ATGAAATTAAAAAAGCTAATAGCATTATCATTAACAGCAATAGTTGCATTATCATTAACAGCTTGTGGAAGTGAAGAAAAAGCTGCAGATGATGGAAATAAGACTAAAATTGTTGTGGGGGCGTCACCAGTACCTCATGCAGAAATTTTAGAAGAAGCAAAGTCAATTTTAAAAGAAAAGGGATATGAGTTAGAAATAAAAACTTTTGATGACTATGTACTTCCTAATACAGCAACAGAAGAAGGAAGTCTAGATGCAAACTTCTTTCAACATACACCATACTTAGAAACTTTTAATGAGGAACAAAAAACACATTTAATAGCAGGTGCTAAAATACACATCGAACCAATGGGAGCATATTCAAGTAAAATAAAAGATGTGTCAGAACTTAAAGATGGAGCTACTATATCTATACCTAATGACGGATCTAATGGAGGAAGAGCACTAAAACTATTAGAATCAAAAGGGCTCATTGAACTTAAAGATACAGAGATTCCTTCTGTATTAGATATAACAGAAAATCCTAAAAATTTAAAAATTGTTGAAATGCAAGCTGAACAATTACCGGTTTCACTACAAGATGTAGATTTATCAATTATAAATACTAATTTTGCAATACAAGCAAATTTAAATCCACTAAAAGATGCTTTATTTATTGAAGGAAATGATTCACCATATGCTAATATATTAGTTACAAAAGAAGGAAACGAAAATACTGAATGGTTTAAGGCATTAGAAGAAGCATTAACTTCAGATAAAATTAAGAGTTTTATTGAAGAAAAGTACAATGGAAGTATTGTACCAGCATTTTAA
- a CDS encoding stalk domain-containing protein, giving the protein MIFAVLVTLYLAIMLVSLYMFIVKTIRVSKYGKGVFKLNSKKCKKDIKARKEFIVPVAPFADGDKVYLPLTAVARLIGIKNITESEDYKLIIKFSGKNIKVDNDNIVTLSNGYNNKKKFSDVQVKNDHVMIESRILRDLFGVYVEIVDDNVILR; this is encoded by the coding sequence ATGATATTTGCAGTTTTAGTGACATTATATTTAGCTATAATGTTAGTTTCATTATATATGTTTATCGTGAAAACGATTAGAGTGTCTAAATATGGAAAAGGCGTTTTTAAATTAAATTCAAAAAAATGTAAAAAGGATATAAAAGCTAGAAAAGAGTTTATAGTTCCTGTAGCTCCTTTTGCAGATGGAGACAAAGTATATCTTCCTTTAACAGCTGTAGCAAGATTAATCGGAATTAAAAATATAACAGAGAGCGAAGATTATAAGTTGATAATTAAGTTTTCAGGAAAAAATATCAAAGTAGATAATGATAATATCGTAACTCTCTCAAACGGATATAACAATAAGAAAAAATTCTCTGATGTTCAAGTGAAGAACGATCATGTTATGATAGAAAGTAGAATTTTAAGAGATTTATTTGGAGTATATGTAGAGATAGTTGACGATAACGTAATTTTAAGATAA
- the ndk gene encoding nucleoside-diphosphate kinase: MERTLALVKPDGVERCLIGEVIAHYERKGLHIADIKMVVPSRQLVEEHYKEHKGKDFFDELVDYLTGRSVVAMIVEGTNAVSVVRKVNGNKNPLEAELGSIRGKYAFETTKNLVHASDCIETAQREINLWFQ, from the coding sequence ATGGAAAGAACGTTAGCATTAGTTAAACCAGATGGGGTAGAAAGATGTTTGATAGGAGAAGTAATTGCTCACTATGAAAGAAAGGGGCTTCATATAGCAGATATTAAGATGGTTGTTCCTAGTAGACAATTGGTGGAAGAGCATTATAAAGAACATAAAGGAAAAGATTTTTTTGATGAGTTAGTAGATTATTTAACCGGGAGAAGTGTAGTAGCAATGATTGTAGAAGGAACTAACGCTGTAAGTGTAGTAAGAAAAGTTAATGGTAATAAAAATCCATTAGAAGCGGAGTTGGGCAGTATAAGAGGAAAGTATGCTTTTGAAACTACTAAAAACTTAGTTCATGCATCTGATTGTATTGAAACAGCTCAAAGAGAGATAAATTTATGGTTTCAATAA
- a CDS encoding D-alanyl-D-alanine carboxypeptidase family protein has translation MKIKSILLSVILVSATILNPIQAKANTIKYPEIESKYAITVDVDTGDVIYSKNAEEKAFPASITKLMTALILTENTSPTDTIEIEPYTLEQEPSALYEYTHLTIGQKLTAEEALNCILIASTNDIAETIATNIPTVSNGDTSQFIEMMNKKAKELNMKNTHFVTASGLDTNTSDHQTTAYDISLLAREAYKVPEILAASKIPSYVHDFGNGEVRLRNTNRFINGDYPDLTDSTCIASKTGFTDKAGRCLTSLFERNGRKMLGVVLFAPSSEASFTDMKSIIDYSYEAKKSIYSGNKFNSSDSVEFTTDASVGSIDVKYKVFKTFGPEKTKNVDLYIKDNVEIYNNDFNTKNTTVKYSIDADVFRKNNTDPIGSIIINEKENSIEIPVYSSVYRDTILTENESYYSWFRIIKWSIVILTIVVIISIISIVYLFKNKKRNRNKSKYIINKQTKFKR, from the coding sequence ATGAAAATAAAAAGTATATTATTATCTGTTATCTTAGTATCTGCTACTATATTAAATCCTATACAGGCTAAAGCTAATACTATAAAATATCCTGAAATAGAAAGTAAATATGCCATCACAGTAGATGTAGATACTGGAGATGTAATTTATTCTAAAAATGCTGAAGAAAAAGCTTTTCCTGCATCTATAACAAAACTTATGACAGCTTTAATTTTAACAGAGAATACAAGTCCAACTGATACTATAGAAATAGAACCTTATACATTAGAGCAAGAACCTTCTGCTTTGTATGAGTACACTCATTTAACAATTGGACAAAAGTTAACAGCTGAAGAAGCATTAAATTGTATACTAATTGCTTCAACTAATGATATAGCTGAAACTATCGCTACTAATATACCTACTGTAAGTAATGGCGATACTTCACAATTTATAGAAATGATGAATAAAAAAGCTAAAGAACTTAATATGAAGAACACTCACTTTGTAACAGCTAGTGGTTTAGATACTAATACTTCAGATCATCAAACTACAGCTTATGATATATCTTTACTAGCTAGAGAAGCTTACAAAGTTCCTGAAATCTTAGCTGCATCTAAAATTCCATCTTATGTACATGACTTTGGAAATGGAGAAGTTCGTTTAAGAAATACTAATAGATTTATAAATGGAGATTATCCTGATCTTACAGATAGTACATGCATTGCAAGTAAAACAGGCTTCACTGATAAAGCTGGTAGATGCTTAACATCATTATTTGAAAGAAATGGACGAAAGATGCTGGGAGTTGTTCTTTTTGCACCTTCTAGTGAAGCATCTTTTACCGATATGAAATCAATAATAGATTACTCTTATGAAGCTAAAAAGTCTATATATTCTGGCAATAAATTCAATAGTAGTGATTCTGTTGAATTTACTACTGATGCATCAGTAGGTTCAATAGATGTAAAGTACAAAGTTTTTAAAACTTTTGGTCCTGAGAAAACAAAAAATGTGGATCTTTATATAAAGGATAATGTTGAAATATATAACAATGACTTTAATACAAAAAATACTACTGTTAAATATAGCATAGATGCTGATGTTTTTAGAAAAAATAATACAGACCCTATTGGATCAATCATCATTAATGAAAAAGAAAACTCTATAGAAATTCCTGTATATTCATCAGTTTATAGAGATACTATTCTAACTGAAAATGAATCCTACTACAGTTGGTTTAGAATAATAAAATGGAGTATAGTAATTTTAACTATTGTAGTAATAATATCAATTATAAGTATCGTATACTTATTTAAGAATAAAAAAAGGAACCGTAATAAATCAAAATATATTATAAATAAACAAACTAAATTTAAAAGATAA
- a CDS encoding OmpA/MotB family protein has translation MRKIKDNKDIEFNYWPSFVDVMSTIALVCIFMMIIFTTLIYGKYSNLKNTYNKFDDIGKNRALLYEKVEQELKPQLGEYIVFDKSTGVIEINTEILFDVDSYELTDKGKELSRLLGDVLIKFLSNDQYRDKIESIEVIGHTDNTYTGEYNRFLSTDRAGAFVNEMLSGQDEDTYGKFFKASGMSKFSPKAGTVENQTVEEENLNRRIEVCINFNDKDIEESIKTFFSKEDK, from the coding sequence ATGAGAAAAATAAAAGATAATAAAGATATTGAGTTTAATTATTGGCCATCTTTTGTAGATGTTATGAGTACTATAGCGTTAGTATGTATATTTATGATGATAATTTTTACTACATTAATTTATGGAAAATATAGCAATTTGAAAAATACATATAATAAGTTTGATGATATAGGAAAAAATAGAGCCCTACTATATGAAAAAGTAGAACAAGAATTAAAACCTCAATTAGGAGAATATATAGTTTTTGACAAGAGCACTGGAGTAATAGAAATTAATACAGAGATACTTTTTGATGTAGACTCTTATGAACTTACTGATAAAGGAAAAGAATTATCAAGATTATTAGGAGATGTATTAATAAAATTTTTATCTAATGATCAATATAGAGATAAGATAGAATCTATTGAAGTAATTGGACATACTGATAATACATATACAGGGGAATATAATAGATTTTTATCTACAGATAGAGCAGGGGCATTTGTAAATGAAATGTTATCTGGCCAAGATGAAGATACTTATGGAAAGTTTTTCAAAGCCTCCGGTATGAGTAAGTTTTCACCTAAAGCCGGTACTGTAGAGAATCAAACGGTAGAAGAAGAAAATCTTAATAGAAGAATAGAGGTATGTATAAATTTCAATGATAAAGACATAGAAGAATCAATAAAAACGTTTTTTAGTAAAGAAGATAAATAA